A window of Cygnus atratus isolate AKBS03 ecotype Queensland, Australia chromosome 24, CAtr_DNAZoo_HiC_assembly, whole genome shotgun sequence contains these coding sequences:
- the AMIGO1 gene encoding amphoterin-induced protein 1: MAGPGALLAVAALALAAGAAGGSCPPRCVCASNILSCSQAVLSAVPAPLPRFTAVLDLSHNNLSRLRADWAPGRLAHLHALLLSHNGLAFVSTEAFAHVPHLRHLDLSSNRLRALEENLFSDLAELEVLLLYNNEIAAVDRTAFDNLGRLRKLYLGQNHIARFPLELLREGSRLPQLALLDLSANRLRSLPVAELQALPAWLRDRLYLHGNPLACDCPLFQLVARGWRRRLSAVLDFQEELRCLLPAPGRAPVGILALAGRELLNCSEAREAVLEAHLGDTVTLGCDSRLRAAHSRHWVTPGGERVPEEAGNGSAAVLANGSLQLRALRPEDAGTYACRVAGPALNETLYVELLVHNFTLHGPHDGLNTAYTTLVGCILSVVLVLIYLYLTPCRCCCRGADKTPAPRDDSLNSSVLSATPNHAARETPQPHGAAGPRAPPGGQNGRFKAGGTPPAMAAAAAREGPRAQRKVSDPDSVSSVFSDTPIVV, from the coding sequence atggcggggccgggggccctGCTGGCGGTGGCGGCGCTGGCgctggcggcgggggcggcgggcgggagcTGCCCCCCGCGCTGCGTCTGCGCCTCCAACATCCTGAGCTGCTCGCAGGCGGTGCTGAGCGCCGTGCCCGCGCCCCTGCCCCGCTTCACCGCCGTGCTGGACCTGAGCCACAACAACCTGAGCCGGCTGCGCGCCGACTGGGCGCCGGGGCGGCTGGCGCACCTGCAcgccctgctgctgtcccacaACGGGCTCGCCTTCGTGTCCACCGAGGCCTTCGCGCACGTCCCGCACCTGCGGCACCTCGACCTCTCCTCCAACCGCCTGCGGGCGCTGGAGGAGAACCTCTTCAGCGACCTGGCCgagctggaggtgctgctgctctaCAACAACGAGATCGCCGCCGTCGACCGCACCGCCTTCGACAACCTGGGCCGGCTGCGCAAGCTCTACCTGGGCCAGAACCACATCGCCCGCTTCCCGCTGGAGCTGCTGCGCGAGGGCAGCCGCCTGCCGCAGCTGGCGCTGCTCGACCTCTCGGCCAACCGCCTGCGCAGCCTCCCCGTGGCCGAGCTGCAGGCGCTGCCGGCCTGGCTGCGCGACCGCCTCTACCTGCACGGCAACCCGCTGGCCTGCGACTGCCCGCTCTTCCAGCTGGTGGCCCGCGGCTGGCGCCGCCGCCTCAGCGCCGTGCTGGACttccaggaggagctgcgctgcctgctgccggccccgggccgggcgCCCGTCGGCATCCTGGCGCTGGCCGGCCGCGAGCTGCTCAACTGCAGCGAGGCGCGCGAGGCCGTGCTGGAGGCGCACCTGGGCGACACCGTGACGCTGGGCTGCGACAGCCGGCTGCGGGCGGCGCACAGCCGGCACTGGGTGACACCGGGCGGCGAGCGGGTGCCGGAGGAGGCCGGCAACGGCAGCGCGGCCGTGCTGGCCAacggcagcctgcagctgcggGCGCTGCGCCCCGAGGACGCCGGCACCTACGCCTGCCGGGTGGCCGGCCCCGCGCTCAACGAGACGCTCTACGTGGAGCTGCTGGTGCACAACTTCACGCTGCACGGCCCGCACGACGGCCTCAACACCGCCTACACCACGCTGGTGGGCTGCATCCTGAGCGTGGTGCTGGTGCTCATCTACCTGTACCTCACCccctgccgctgctgctgccgcggCGCCGACAAGACGCCGGCCCCCCGCGACGACAGCCTCAACTCCTCCGTGCTCAGCGCCACCCCCAACCACGCCGCCAGAGagaccccccagccccacggcgccgccgggccccgcgcccccccgggggggcagAACGGCAGGTTCAAAGCGGGAGGCACCCCCCcggccatggcggcggcggcggcgcgggagGGCCCCCGGGCGCAGAGGAAGGTGTCAGACCCGGACTCGGTCAGCTCGGTGTTCTCGGACACCCCCATCGTGGTGTAG